A single genomic interval of Pyrobaculum arsenaticum DSM 13514 harbors:
- a CDS encoding UPF0179 family protein: protein MKRVVTLVSKEQAEVGHRFRVFSVPDECKSCRLFSVCLGRLTPGRSYKVVEVRPSMGQRCKITDSEMVPVVVEEAPIVGLLPLNKALEGVVVTYEDECAGCEGCPNDVVKKGEKVKVVKILGRKKCRNKEFAIVEFFVVSAPSHAVLDSSKTAQAPSRAPSSRRPLK, encoded by the coding sequence ATGAAGAGGGTCGTCACGCTTGTGTCCAAGGAACAAGCCGAGGTTGGGCACAGATTCCGCGTATTCAGCGTGCCTGATGAGTGCAAAAGTTGCAGACTATTTTCTGTATGCCTCGGGAGGCTGACCCCAGGCAGAAGCTACAAGGTTGTAGAGGTAAGGCCCTCCATGGGGCAACGATGCAAGATCACAGACAGCGAAATGGTGCCTGTCGTTGTCGAGGAGGCCCCAATAGTGGGACTACTTCCCCTCAACAAAGCCCTAGAAGGGGTAGTGGTGACGTACGAGGATGAGTGCGCAGGCTGTGAGGGTTGTCCAAACGATGTAGTTAAGAAAGGCGAAAAGGTGAAGGTAGTCAAGATACTCGGCCGCAAGAAGTGCAGAAATAAAGAGTTCGCTATCGTCGAGTTTTTCGTCGTGTCAGCGCCCTCACACGCAGTACTAGATTCCTCAAAGACCGCTCAAGCCCCTTCTCGCGCGCCGTCTTCACGACGTCCTTTAAAATAG
- a CDS encoding universal stress protein, which produces MYRRILVAYDGSDHAKKAVAHALALAKAFGSSVCVITVAVDPSQASLDKAQKIASEAAEALKSQGVALEEVAVRSGTPATEILNYAEEKGVDLIVMGSRGLSALQRLVLGSVSQAVASRARVPVLIVR; this is translated from the coding sequence ATGTATAGGAGAATCTTGGTGGCATATGACGGCTCAGACCACGCCAAAAAGGCTGTGGCTCACGCACTCGCCCTGGCAAAGGCCTTTGGTTCTTCGGTTTGTGTTATTACAGTCGCAGTAGATCCCTCACAAGCGTCTTTAGACAAAGCCCAGAAAATCGCGTCTGAAGCCGCCGAAGCTTTGAAATCTCAGGGAGTAGCGCTGGAAGAAGTAGCTGTTAGGTCTGGCACACCCGCAACGGAGATTCTAAACTACGCAGAGGAGAAAGGGGTGGACCTCATCGTGATGGGCTCCCGAGGCCTCTCAGCGCTACAGAGGTTGGTCCTAGGCTCAGTATCACAAGCGGTGGCGTCAAGAGCAAGGGTACCTGTCCTCATCGTGAGGTAG
- the glcU gene encoding glucose ABC transporter permease GlcU: protein MRLLPHLIIAGIGALWALPLYVLTIGALKPLSEVLTTPVYVPSTNIDLTTLFRVAGELAPVLLNTALVVIPTALGAAFIGSLGAYALWRATTKLKDVLLVVVAVATYLPYQSAVVPLARFMTERGLFDTLYGIALGLLIFFIPFATLMMLIFITAIPRSVVEAAEIDGAGEMLIFAKAVLPLLGPAFTSVATYLTISGWNNFFIPLALSRTYNNHITLKVFSYVGQSGNLYNEMFSAALIASLLPLLLFIALGRYFIRGLLVLGSGGK from the coding sequence CGTTGAAGCCGCTTTCTGAGGTGTTAACCACTCCGGTGTACGTGCCGAGCACAAATATCGACTTGACCACCTTATTCAGAGTGGCCGGTGAGCTCGCACCTGTATTGCTAAACACAGCATTGGTAGTAATCCCCACAGCTCTAGGGGCGGCATTTATTGGCTCTCTGGGGGCATACGCGTTGTGGAGGGCGACGACTAAGCTGAAAGACGTACTTCTCGTAGTAGTGGCCGTGGCTACCTACTTGCCATATCAGTCAGCGGTTGTTCCACTTGCCCGTTTTATGACAGAAAGAGGGCTGTTCGACACGCTGTACGGCATCGCTCTGGGTCTCCTCATATTTTTCATACCATTCGCAACGTTGATGATGTTAATATTCATCACGGCGATACCACGTAGCGTTGTGGAAGCCGCTGAAATAGACGGTGCCGGCGAGATGTTGATATTCGCCAAGGCGGTGTTGCCCCTCCTAGGCCCGGCCTTCACCTCCGTCGCCACATATCTAACAATCAGCGGGTGGAACAACTTCTTTATTCCACTGGCGCTGTCCCGGACGTACAACAACCACATAACTCTAAAGGTGTTCAGCTACGTCGGCCAATCCGGCAATCTCTACAACGAGATGTTCTCAGCGGCTTTAATAGCCTCTCTCCTGCCGCTTTTGCTATTTATAGCTCTAGGAAGATATTTCATAAGAGGGCTACTTGTGCTGGGGTCTGGCGGAAAGTAA
- a CDS encoding DUF357 domain-containing protein, whose translation MDRVAIYIKNLEEALGSLTLKDQSYRHVVDLARAYLKDAKYYFSIGDRETALATVSYAEGLLDALKLIGVADFTWKKPSEIKNAKTVMVAGTFEILHPGHLAYLKKAWEMGYVIAVVSSDENAERTKKRKLVIPQQQRAEVLSSLYYVHRVVLGSPGDIFDIFNTVRPDVVLLGPNQNVKEEVVKREAKKRGVDVNVIRLEELRQCELCSTTRIIEKILSTFR comes from the coding sequence GTGGATAGAGTGGCGATTTACATCAAAAACCTAGAAGAGGCGCTGGGTTCCTTAACTCTGAAAGACCAATCTTACAGACACGTGGTAGACTTGGCTAGGGCATATCTGAAAGACGCCAAGTATTACTTCTCTATTGGAGATAGAGAGACAGCGCTCGCCACGGTTTCATACGCCGAGGGGCTTCTCGACGCGTTGAAGCTGATAGGAGTTGCCGACTTTACGTGGAAGAAGCCCAGCGAGATAAAAAACGCCAAGACTGTGATGGTCGCCGGCACTTTTGAGATTCTGCATCCTGGACATCTGGCCTACCTGAAAAAGGCGTGGGAAATGGGATATGTCATAGCCGTGGTTTCCTCTGACGAAAACGCCGAGAGGACGAAAAAACGTAAGCTAGTAATTCCACAGCAACAGAGAGCTGAGGTCCTCTCTTCTCTTTATTACGTTCACAGAGTTGTTCTAGGCTCGCCAGGCGACATATTTGATATTTTCAACACCGTGAGACCTGATGTAGTTCTCCTGGGGCCCAACCAGAACGTAAAGGAGGAGGTAGTAAAAAGAGAAGCTAAGAAAAGGGGCGTAGACGTGAATGTAATCCGCCTGGAAGAGCTCAGACAGTGCGAGTTGTGTAGCACTACGCGAATAATTGAAAAAATCTTGTCTACATTTCGCTAG
- a CDS encoding RIO1 family regulatory kinase/ATPase, giving the protein MLRDVVEGYGKLTKRDLRVLRLIEVGHRRYEYVPEELVVDWARYRKEEVVQSIKRLHYYGFLRRNVAPYRGWKITTHGYDVLALHTLVQRRKILSLSPTPVGVGKESVVYAGVTPSGFKVALKFHRGGVSVFRYERPFLRKVSKYRHLADVFETRLSALAEYFALSKVFEAGGWVPEPIAYNRHVVLMSYVEGVELYRSAEEDMRKIADDVVHTISTALRIGIIHGDLSPYNIIVGDRGYVIDWPQWVPTRHPKAEYYLRRDLATISAFFKKWGVEIPVEELLLAVGESGDSGEQFLSEIYKQDFL; this is encoded by the coding sequence GTGTTGAGAGACGTTGTGGAGGGCTACGGCAAATTGACGAAGCGGGATTTGCGCGTACTGAGATTAATCGAGGTTGGCCACCGCAGATACGAGTATGTCCCCGAAGAGCTCGTCGTTGATTGGGCCAGATACAGGAAGGAGGAGGTTGTTCAGAGCATAAAGCGTTTGCACTACTACGGCTTCTTGAGGAGGAACGTAGCGCCGTACAGGGGGTGGAAGATCACCACGCATGGGTACGACGTGTTGGCCCTACACACTCTCGTCCAGAGACGCAAGATTCTCTCCTTATCGCCTACGCCAGTCGGAGTCGGTAAGGAGTCTGTGGTCTACGCCGGTGTGACGCCGTCAGGTTTTAAAGTTGCGCTTAAGTTTCACAGAGGGGGGGTCTCCGTCTTTAGGTACGAGCGGCCTTTTCTCAGAAAAGTGTCTAAATACAGACACCTGGCCGACGTGTTTGAGACAAGGCTTTCCGCCCTGGCCGAGTACTTTGCCCTAAGCAAGGTGTTCGAGGCCGGCGGGTGGGTCCCGGAGCCGATAGCTTACAACCGGCATGTAGTTCTTATGAGCTATGTAGAAGGGGTGGAGCTGTACAGGTCGGCGGAGGAGGATATGAGAAAAATCGCAGATGATGTAGTGCACACTATCTCCACGGCGTTGAGAATCGGGATCATACACGGCGATCTCTCTCCGTACAACATAATTGTGGGGGACCGGGGATACGTCATAGACTGGCCCCAATGGGTCCCCACAAGGCATCCAAAGGCAGAATATTACCTAAGACGCGACCTCGCCACAATTTCTGCTTTTTTCAAGAAGTGGGGGGTAGAAATCCCAGTAGAAGAGCTGTTGCTAGCTGTGGGAGAGTCCGGCGACAGCGGCGAGCAGTTCCTCTCAGAAATTTATAAACAAGACTTCCTATAG
- a CDS encoding endonuclease V — MPFNAEAARRVQERLAKLVVFAPIPKAETVAGLDVAYSGDVAYGAAVVVKMPALEVVDVACSVSKAVVPYVPTYLAFRELSPMLRAYFKLRVKPDIILVDGHGVAHPRRFGIASHIGVVLKKPTIGVAKSRLYGVEEGGCVLDPSTGEVLAQVVKCGGKKYVSVGSYATLEDAVRIVETLCKKGDVYPLRAAHEITQKIKKAALPHDEDRYPCS; from the coding sequence GTGCCCTTTAACGCCGAAGCAGCGCGGCGGGTGCAGGAGCGCTTAGCCAAACTCGTGGTTTTTGCCCCCATACCCAAAGCCGAGACTGTGGCCGGCCTTGACGTCGCCTACAGCGGCGATGTAGCATACGGCGCGGCGGTTGTGGTCAAGATGCCCGCGCTGGAAGTCGTCGACGTGGCTTGTTCTGTAAGCAAAGCGGTTGTACCCTATGTGCCGACCTACTTAGCGTTTAGGGAGTTGTCGCCGATGCTCAGGGCATACTTCAAACTACGGGTGAAGCCAGATATTATTTTAGTTGATGGACATGGCGTAGCCCACCCCCGTAGATTCGGCATCGCCTCCCATATAGGAGTTGTCCTGAAGAAGCCAACGATAGGCGTCGCCAAGTCGAGGCTATACGGAGTGGAAGAGGGTGGCTGTGTTTTAGACCCGTCTACAGGCGAGGTCTTGGCGCAGGTCGTAAAATGCGGAGGGAAGAAGTACGTGTCTGTTGGCTCATACGCCACGCTGGAAGATGCAGTGAGGATCGTAGAGACTTTGTGCAAAAAGGGGGATGTCTACCCGTTGAGGGCGGCGCATGAGATTACGCAAAAGATTAAGAAAGCCGCCCTACCTCACGATGAGGACAGGTACCCTTGCTCTTGA
- a CDS encoding U6 snRNA-associated Sm-like protein LSm6: MSKSPQQVKLPSPIKVLTKMLNKEIVAKLKGGVAIKGVLTAYDGCMNLVLDSAAELDNSGEPKTRYGRIVVRGSQVIYVSALEVTP, translated from the coding sequence ATGTCGAAATCTCCACAGCAAGTTAAGCTACCCTCTCCAATAAAGGTGCTTACTAAGATGCTTAACAAGGAGATAGTTGCTAAGCTTAAGGGAGGTGTCGCAATAAAAGGTGTTTTGACGGCGTACGATGGTTGCATGAATCTGGTTCTCGACAGTGCCGCCGAGCTGGATAATTCCGGTGAACCTAAGACGCGCTATGGACGAATTGTGGTTCGAGGTAGCCAGGTGATATATGTCTCGGCTCTGGAGGTGACACCATGA
- a CDS encoding methionine adenosyltransferase translates to MTVVVEQVDKTPVARRLVEIVERKGQGHPDYIADGISEWVSRYLSRYYLQRFGVILHHNVDKTLVVGGQAAPRFGGGEVLQPIYVLVSGRATYEVRTRDGVVKIPLGPVVIQAARDWIKQHFRFLDPDAHVVIDYRIGQGSADLVGIYDLGVTGVPLANDTSVGVGYAPFTPLEELVYKTERLLNSRDFKAKYPEVGEDVKVMGVRVGKDVRLTVAAAMISRFVKDKSHYLSVKEEVKKVIEDLAAKIAPDYNVDVTINAADKPEFDIFYLTVTGTSAEHGDDGMTGRGNRANGLITPMRSMSLEAAAGKNPVSHVGKIYNVVAQRIADRVYKEVKNIIEVYVEIVSQIGKPINEPKILNVEVIKEGALTSDTRNEIEAIAREELQRITKVTDLILSGEVSLY, encoded by the coding sequence ATGACCGTAGTCGTAGAGCAGGTGGACAAAACGCCTGTGGCTAGGCGGCTTGTGGAAATTGTAGAGAGGAAGGGCCAGGGCCACCCCGACTACATAGCGGACGGCATCTCGGAGTGGGTGAGCCGCTATCTTTCTAGGTACTACCTTCAGAGGTTCGGAGTCATCTTGCACCATAATGTAGACAAGACGCTTGTGGTAGGTGGGCAGGCCGCGCCGAGGTTTGGTGGTGGCGAAGTTTTGCAGCCTATCTATGTTTTGGTGTCTGGGAGGGCTACGTACGAGGTGAGGACTAGGGATGGCGTTGTGAAAATCCCGTTGGGGCCTGTGGTGATCCAGGCGGCTAGGGATTGGATTAAGCAACACTTTAGGTTTTTAGACCCAGACGCCCATGTGGTGATAGACTACCGAATAGGCCAAGGATCCGCAGATCTTGTAGGAATATACGACTTAGGCGTTACTGGGGTTCCTCTTGCAAACGACACCTCGGTGGGTGTTGGCTACGCTCCGTTTACTCCTCTGGAGGAGCTTGTGTATAAAACCGAGAGGTTGTTGAATTCACGCGACTTTAAGGCAAAGTACCCGGAGGTGGGGGAGGACGTAAAGGTTATGGGAGTGAGGGTAGGCAAGGACGTGAGGTTGACAGTAGCCGCCGCAATGATTAGCAGGTTTGTCAAAGACAAGAGCCACTACCTCTCTGTAAAGGAGGAGGTGAAAAAAGTAATAGAAGACCTCGCCGCGAAGATCGCCCCCGACTACAACGTAGATGTAACTATAAACGCCGCCGACAAGCCGGAGTTTGACATATTCTATCTCACAGTCACAGGTACCTCTGCAGAGCACGGCGACGACGGCATGACCGGCAGGGGTAACAGAGCCAACGGCCTTATTACCCCTATGCGGTCTATGTCGCTGGAGGCGGCGGCGGGCAAAAACCCGGTGAGCCACGTGGGGAAGATATACAACGTGGTTGCCCAACGCATAGCTGATCGGGTTTACAAAGAAGTCAAGAACATAATAGAGGTGTATGTCGAGATTGTGTCGCAGATTGGTAAACCTATTAACGAGCCTAAGATTCTAAACGTCGAAGTGATTAAAGAGGGGGCGCTGACAAGCGACACAAGAAACGAAATAGAAGCGATAGCCAGGGAGGAGCTCCAAAGAATAACTAAGGTGACTGACTTAATTCTCAGCGGCGAGGTGTCGCTATACTAG
- a CDS encoding DUF460 domain-containing protein — protein MAILGIDIAPGGLFAYAVVDNDVVVEKGTASARDLASVFKKYRIQKLALDNLGELFQYGRSVIRLLGKLPYDVNVVEVTRVGEGYVRTEDLVRQHLGVVKGRLDPQETAIYLAMLAGRGVGTPVKLFEEETVVLVYRRISTTPGGMSRNRYMRNISHRIRDIAARIEAKLKEAKLDYDLFLKEESGEVTSAKFIVYASKEVVRRYVKTMRSIDVAVSIYSAPAKKGGVPTHGRYLIVGVDPGIVTGVAVLTLDGEVLDTLARRGFSRGDVLRYVHQWGVPVVVATDVADPPEYVKRLASMCGAVLYVPSRDLTSEEKAEVLEKVGWRAKTTHERDALAAAFKAYQDYKPKFEKIEKEFGGILKPDQLEYARALVAKGYSIAQAVSEALKRREEKETKVIYVTVEKPCGSRDEALTARIKALEYENMELQKELENLRREYAQLKRAFEDAKWRDMKYRELQNRIEALTAALTQKEDEINALKNLFLEILKAFGTRYKLLHLSETVECRGGEVVGTVCRNTETVDDAVARKTLGVPLRLVAKLQLGEYYVIDIDALKRLTDEIKRRIEERREIDLRKIVEQYRRGLV, from the coding sequence GTGGCTATCCTGGGCATTGACATTGCGCCCGGCGGCTTGTTTGCCTACGCCGTCGTGGATAACGACGTCGTGGTGGAGAAGGGCACCGCTAGCGCCAGAGATCTAGCATCCGTTTTTAAGAAGTATAGAATTCAAAAGCTGGCCTTGGACAATCTGGGGGAACTGTTTCAATACGGCAGATCTGTGATAAGACTTCTCGGTAAGCTTCCATATGACGTAAACGTCGTCGAGGTCACTAGGGTTGGAGAGGGGTATGTTAGAACAGAAGACTTGGTGAGGCAACATCTCGGGGTAGTGAAGGGGAGGCTGGATCCGCAGGAGACGGCGATATACCTAGCCATGTTAGCCGGACGCGGAGTGGGGACACCTGTAAAACTCTTCGAGGAGGAGACCGTGGTGCTTGTCTACAGGCGCATTTCGACGACCCCCGGCGGTATGAGCAGGAACAGGTACATGAGAAACATAAGCCACAGGATAAGAGATATAGCGGCAAGAATTGAGGCAAAGCTAAAAGAGGCCAAGTTAGACTACGACTTATTCCTAAAAGAGGAGTCCGGCGAAGTCACCTCTGCCAAGTTCATAGTTTATGCCAGCAAGGAGGTTGTTAGGAGGTATGTAAAGACCATGCGCAGTATCGACGTTGCAGTATCTATATACTCCGCTCCGGCTAAGAAAGGCGGAGTCCCCACCCACGGGCGCTATCTAATCGTTGGAGTGGATCCAGGTATAGTGACAGGTGTCGCAGTGCTGACGCTAGACGGCGAAGTCCTCGACACCTTGGCTAGAAGAGGGTTCTCGCGGGGCGATGTGCTCAGGTACGTACACCAGTGGGGGGTGCCTGTGGTTGTTGCCACGGACGTAGCCGACCCCCCCGAATACGTGAAACGGTTGGCGTCTATGTGCGGCGCAGTGCTCTATGTGCCAAGCAGAGACCTCACGTCGGAGGAAAAGGCAGAGGTGTTAGAAAAAGTGGGCTGGAGGGCTAAGACAACTCACGAGAGAGACGCCTTGGCGGCCGCGTTTAAGGCATATCAGGATTATAAGCCGAAGTTTGAGAAAATCGAAAAGGAATTCGGAGGTATACTAAAGCCCGACCAGCTTGAATATGCCAGGGCCCTCGTGGCCAAGGGCTACTCCATAGCCCAAGCCGTCTCCGAGGCCTTGAAGAGACGTGAGGAGAAGGAGACCAAAGTTATCTACGTAACTGTGGAAAAGCCCTGCGGTTCAAGAGACGAAGCTCTCACAGCTCGTATAAAAGCCCTCGAGTATGAAAACATGGAGTTGCAGAAAGAGCTTGAAAATCTAAGGCGGGAATATGCGCAGCTAAAAAGAGCGTTTGAGGATGCTAAGTGGCGAGATATGAAATACAGAGAGCTCCAGAACAGAATAGAGGCGCTTACAGCGGCGCTGACGCAGAAAGAGGATGAGATAAACGCTTTGAAAAACTTGTTTCTGGAAATACTCAAAGCTTTCGGGACTCGGTATAAGCTACTCCACCTATCAGAGACTGTGGAGTGCAGAGGCGGCGAGGTTGTTGGCACCGTCTGCAGAAATACAGAAACTGTAGACGACGCCGTGGCGCGAAAAACCTTAGGAGTCCCCTTGAGGCTTGTTGCAAAGTTGCAACTGGGAGAGTACTACGTGATCGATATTGACGCCCTCAAGAGACTTACAGACGAAATAAAGCGGCGCATCGAAGAGAGGCGGGAAATCGACCTGAGAAAAATCGTGGAGCAGTACCGCCGAGGGCTAGTATAG